In Sulfuracidifex metallicus DSM 6482 = JCM 9184, a single window of DNA contains:
- a CDS encoding helix-turn-helix domain-containing protein: MNYEINEKSFLLKRFLIVAYALSEADVDAFLRIVKSAEGKDVDSISSDLGISKSRASLILKKLSDAGLIEKQKSPVNKGGRPKFVYSVNKPELRNKLSKKAAELCQDLQEIVSSV; encoded by the coding sequence ATGAATTATGAAATTAATGAAAAAAGCTTTTTATTAAAAAGATTCTTGATTGTGGCCTATGCACTTTCTGAAGCTGACGTTGATGCGTTCCTTAGAATAGTGAAAAGTGCAGAAGGCAAGGATGTAGATTCTATATCTAGTGATTTAGGGATAAGTAAAAGTAGAGCTAGTCTTATACTAAAGAAGTTGTCTGACGCCGGATTAATAGAGAAACAGAAGAGTCCAGTTAACAAAGGAGGTAGACCTAAGTTCGTATATTCCGTAAATAAGCCAGAATTACGCAACAAGCTATCCAAAAAGGCCGCAGAACTTTGCCAAGACCTACAAGAGATAGTATCCTCGGTTTAG
- a CDS encoding undecaprenyl-diphosphate phosphatase: MNPLILGLVLGVVQGISEWVPISSKTQILLVSSFILGLGFASGYAFGLFMEIGTLAAAIIYFRRELYGVILAIFRKGTREDEILLKYLIISTIITGLMGVPIYLFIVNLVKGPIVGIPMMMLGFVLIVDGITIYFTRKSYILKKELFQLTWKDYVIVGLAQGLAALPGVSRSGMTTSALILLGVKPQEAFRLSFLALIPASIGAIGVTLLFSRHAIESTLGLISYDALGISILVATLVSLVLIESLLKFARSNKILLLVFTLGILAIISGSISSITGFG, translated from the coding sequence ATGAATCCTCTGATTCTGGGCTTGGTCCTTGGCGTAGTCCAAGGAATAAGTGAATGGGTACCTATAAGTAGTAAAACGCAAATTTTACTTGTATCCTCTTTCATTTTAGGTCTAGGATTCGCCTCCGGCTACGCTTTCGGCTTGTTCATGGAAATAGGAACGCTCGCTGCGGCTATTATCTATTTCAGGAGGGAGCTTTACGGTGTGATTCTGGCAATTTTTAGAAAAGGAACAAGGGAGGATGAGATACTCTTGAAATATTTGATCATATCTACAATTATCACGGGTTTAATGGGAGTTCCAATTTATTTGTTTATAGTAAACCTAGTTAAAGGACCCATAGTTGGAATTCCAATGATGATGCTGGGCTTTGTTCTTATTGTTGATGGAATTACGATATATTTTACTAGAAAGTCATATATACTGAAAAAGGAACTGTTCCAACTTACGTGGAAGGATTACGTTATAGTTGGCTTGGCACAAGGTTTAGCGGCACTCCCTGGAGTTAGCAGATCTGGGATGACTACCTCTGCTCTGATTTTGTTGGGCGTTAAGCCGCAAGAGGCTTTCAGGCTGTCCTTCTTGGCACTAATACCTGCATCAATTGGTGCAATAGGCGTCACACTACTGTTTTCTAGACATGCTATAGAGAGTACCTTGGGTTTGATAAGTTATGATGCTCTAGGCATTTCCATCTTGGTAGCTACGCTAGTAAGTTTAGTTCTAATAGAAAGTTTACTGAAGTTTGCTAGAAGCAACAAGATACTTTTATTGGTTTTCACTCTTGGAATTCTAGCCATCATAAGTGGTTCAATAAGTTCAATAACAGGATTTGGGTAA
- a CDS encoding transglutaminase-like domain-containing protein translates to MIEIKVNSTIKIGGKRVKGSLLITPHKTQEIKDLEIDYPKFLKVERRTDRMWNEFLDIEMKDKVEAEITISYSLYRRPIGDISGEDFLSESRYIKFKDIPNLEGENLTKVRNALMIIKGKMKYDKEKAKVKSASSSLRLGYGVCVNFSHAFIAMMRKNGIPARIVVGIPPGIYDAAHAWVQVKLDKHWIDVDPTVGIVTRFLPYAPWGIGEDESEVKSKIIGINPHIFEKHITKIINK, encoded by the coding sequence TTGATAGAAATAAAAGTTAATTCTACTATCAAGATAGGCGGTAAAAGGGTAAAAGGAAGCTTATTGATAACTCCCCATAAAACCCAGGAGATTAAGGACTTAGAGATTGATTATCCTAAATTCCTTAAAGTTGAGAGACGGACAGACAGGATGTGGAATGAGTTCTTAGATATCGAAATGAAAGACAAGGTTGAAGCTGAAATTACGATCTCTTATTCCCTCTATAGGAGACCAATAGGTGACATTAGTGGAGAGGACTTTCTCAGCGAGTCAAGGTACATTAAGTTCAAAGATATACCTAATTTAGAAGGTGAAAATTTAACAAAAGTGAGGAATGCCCTAATGATTATAAAGGGAAAAATGAAATATGACAAGGAGAAGGCCAAGGTAAAAAGTGCTAGTTCATCGTTGAGGCTTGGCTATGGAGTCTGTGTAAACTTCTCCCACGCTTTCATAGCAATGATGAGAAAGAATGGAATTCCAGCAAGAATTGTAGTGGGAATACCTCCAGGCATTTACGATGCGGCTCATGCTTGGGTTCAAGTAAAGTTAGACAAACATTGGATAGATGTTGATCCTACTGTAGGAATAGTTACACGATTTTTGCCTTATGCACCGTGGGGCATAGGAGAGGATGAATCTGAGGTTAAGTCAAAAATCATAGGTATAAATCCTCATATTTTCGAAAAACATATAACTAAAATAATTAACAAGTAA
- the cbiE gene encoding precorrin-6y C5,15-methyltransferase (decarboxylating) subunit CbiE produces the protein MIIIGVGPGDPDLISVKGKRAIEECQVIVGWGSVIDRFNDIIGRKEVIKLSYKKESEGLEKASKLEKQGIKVCVLDHGDPGVSDWQFIDKLRLYFEKVSIIPGISVVNAALDELGEDLGRNCFVTLHVRGEIDKFLKDIINCLEMERGVLVNPEPYPDGPQRVAKFLLNNNINAKIIVLENLTLSTFSRSEFTSTSLSTSDRKFSDLSIMHVKRIDRNKS, from the coding sequence TTGATAATCATAGGAGTTGGACCGGGAGACCCTGACCTAATAAGCGTGAAGGGAAAGAGGGCGATAGAGGAGTGCCAAGTTATTGTCGGATGGGGTTCAGTGATAGATAGATTCAACGACATAATAGGTAGAAAGGAGGTAATCAAACTTTCATATAAAAAGGAGTCTGAGGGCTTAGAGAAAGCATCAAAGCTAGAGAAACAAGGAATCAAGGTATGCGTGCTTGATCATGGAGATCCAGGCGTTTCAGATTGGCAGTTCATAGACAAACTTAGATTGTATTTCGAGAAAGTTTCTATAATTCCAGGAATCTCGGTGGTTAATGCCGCATTAGATGAGCTAGGGGAAGACCTTGGTAGAAACTGCTTTGTAACGCTTCATGTAAGAGGAGAAATCGACAAGTTCCTGAAAGATATAATTAATTGCTTGGAAATGGAAAGGGGAGTACTAGTTAATCCAGAACCATACCCTGACGGTCCTCAAAGGGTTGCAAAGTTTCTCTTAAATAACAACATAAATGCTAAAATAATAGTTTTAGAGAACCTAACTTTATCAACTTTTTCTAGAAGCGAGTTCACCTCAACTAGCTTGTCAACGTCAGATAGGAAGTTCAGCGATCTCTCGATTATGCACGTGAAGAGAATTGATAGAAATAAAAGTTAA
- the cbiG gene encoding cobalt-precorrin 5A hydrolase translates to MIENLWRGVAIIYTKTGEETAKKIENWIESEKEVPAISFTYSSTDLSYIWSCYDAIIFVMAIEGVVRSVCKLASSKDKDPPVIAVDDAGNFVTPILGGHWGANEIAKEISSILGGKPIITTASEIFGKDSVESIARRLIAKIVNPEAIVKINSAILRGEEICTDGFSIQGMREGKDCKYIITTSNFQDPNKVVLKLRLLPLHVGIGSKREVDVNLIYSGLMEALSKMNIEPSRISSISSVREEVGKIAEMLKVKFILYNLEEIRIFSNPCLTPQSEKLKEVGVKGVAEVCALMSSGLNPRLVLRKVKLSKSATIAIATGE, encoded by the coding sequence TTGATCGAGAACTTATGGAGAGGAGTCGCAATAATATATACAAAAACGGGAGAGGAAACTGCAAAGAAAATAGAAAATTGGATAGAATCCGAAAAAGAAGTGCCTGCGATATCCTTTACGTATTCTTCTACAGACTTAAGCTACATCTGGTCTTGTTATGACGCAATAATTTTTGTAATGGCAATTGAGGGTGTAGTTAGAAGCGTATGTAAGCTAGCGTCATCCAAAGACAAGGATCCTCCTGTTATAGCTGTAGATGACGCCGGGAACTTTGTGACTCCGATTCTAGGCGGACATTGGGGGGCAAATGAGATTGCCAAAGAAATTTCTTCTATATTAGGTGGAAAACCTATAATAACTACAGCATCAGAAATATTTGGAAAGGATAGCGTGGAATCGATAGCTAGAAGATTAATAGCTAAGATAGTTAATCCTGAGGCTATAGTCAAGATTAATTCTGCGATCCTAAGAGGAGAGGAAATATGCACTGATGGGTTTTCAATCCAAGGAATGAGAGAAGGTAAAGATTGCAAATATATTATAACCACGTCGAATTTCCAAGACCCCAACAAAGTAGTCCTTAAATTGAGACTACTGCCTTTACATGTAGGTATAGGGTCTAAAAGGGAAGTTGACGTAAACCTGATTTATTCTGGACTTATGGAAGCATTATCAAAAATGAACATAGAGCCTAGTAGGATATCCTCAATTTCCTCCGTTAGGGAAGAAGTAGGTAAGATAGCTGAGATGTTGAAAGTTAAGTTCATCCTTTATAATTTAGAGGAAATAAGAATCTTCTCGAACCCTTGTTTAACTCCTCAGAGCGAAAAGTTAAAGGAGGTTGGAGTTAAAGGAGTTGCCGAGGTATGTGCTCTCATGTCTTCGGGTCTGAATCCCAGACTTGTGTTGAGGAAAGTTAAGCTGAGTAAATCTGCTACCATAGCAATAGCAACCGGTGAGTAA
- the cobM gene encoding precorrin-4 C(11)-methyltransferase: MSFQVTKGKVYFIGSGPGDPDLITVKAMKVIQQADVILYAGSLVNPLIIERYARKDVEVHDTSPLTLSQIVEIMVKSSTEGKTVARMKSGDSGIYGALMEEMWGLQVAGVPFEVIPGITAAIAAASVIPIELTVPKLGQTVIITRASLRVPMKGSLKDMAKHANNGATLVIYTAIHVIERVINELKEGGLSDDTPAIVVYRATWPNQKIIKGKLSDIALKVHEAKIYRDSVIIVGPAANEDEVKQYVRSSVYDPSFNHSYRPWKVEE; encoded by the coding sequence ATGTCATTTCAGGTGACTAAAGGTAAAGTTTACTTCATCGGTTCCGGTCCAGGTGATCCTGACTTAATAACTGTAAAGGCAATGAAGGTAATACAGCAGGCCGACGTAATATTGTATGCTGGTTCTTTAGTTAACCCTCTAATAATTGAAAGATACGCCAGAAAGGATGTCGAGGTTCATGACACTTCTCCTCTGACCCTTTCTCAAATAGTAGAGATCATGGTTAAGTCTTCCACAGAGGGAAAGACAGTTGCAAGGATGAAGTCTGGGGATTCAGGAATTTACGGCGCCCTGATGGAGGAAATGTGGGGATTGCAAGTAGCAGGCGTTCCTTTTGAAGTAATTCCAGGGATAACTGCTGCGATAGCTGCAGCGTCGGTGATTCCGATAGAGTTAACTGTTCCTAAGCTAGGTCAGACTGTCATAATAACCAGAGCGTCTCTCAGGGTTCCAATGAAGGGATCTTTGAAGGATATGGCCAAACATGCGAATAACGGTGCTACGTTAGTGATATACACAGCAATACACGTAATCGAGAGAGTGATAAATGAACTAAAGGAGGGAGGACTCTCTGACGATACTCCAGCCATCGTAGTTTACAGAGCAACGTGGCCCAATCAAAAGATTATAAAAGGAAAACTATCTGACATAGCCTTAAAGGTGCATGAGGCTAAAATATACAGAGATTCTGTGATTATAGTTGGACCTGCGGCTAACGAGGATGAAGTAAAGCAGTACGTTAGGTCAAGTGTTTATGATCCATCATTCAACCATTCATATAGACCTTGGAAGGTGGAGGAATAG
- a CDS encoding cobalt-factor II C(20)-methyltransferase — MKLNVIGLGPGSPDLLTVRAVNRIAESRVVFVPYSSSTGRSLAMEVVREYVKGKIVEVGFPMGEHVDETTLQGLGEKICLEAEDPSAFVTLGDPVLYSTFYRVKKFLNCFSEYEIVPGVSSITACACRADINLASEKEAIAIIPSSRRDLLEAAKNSFETIVVIKGSSGLEEASQILKEYDITYARRCFMKEEKIETWKGKSDRDYFSMLIARRGE, encoded by the coding sequence ATGAAACTAAACGTAATAGGCTTAGGTCCAGGCAGCCCCGACTTGCTAACAGTAAGAGCTGTAAATAGAATAGCTGAATCAAGAGTGGTTTTCGTGCCTTATTCTAGTAGTACCGGTAGAAGCTTAGCCATGGAGGTGGTTAGGGAATACGTTAAGGGTAAGATTGTGGAAGTAGGGTTCCCCATGGGAGAGCATGTGGATGAAACTACGCTCCAGGGACTTGGAGAGAAAATTTGCCTTGAGGCAGAAGATCCTTCAGCTTTCGTTACCCTAGGAGATCCGGTTCTATACAGCACCTTCTATAGGGTCAAGAAATTCCTAAATTGCTTTAGCGAATATGAAATAGTCCCTGGCGTTTCATCAATTACGGCTTGCGCTTGTAGAGCTGACATCAACTTAGCCAGTGAAAAGGAAGCCATAGCTATTATCCCGTCATCCAGAAGAGATCTACTTGAAGCTGCAAAGAACTCTTTTGAAACGATAGTTGTGATAAAAGGTAGCTCTGGACTTGAGGAAGCTTCACAAATATTGAAAGAGTATGACATTACCTATGCAAGACGATGCTTCATGAAAGAGGAGAAGATAGAGACATGGAAGGGAAAAAGTGACAGAGACTATTTCTCTATGTTGATTGCAAGAAGGGGTGAATGA
- the cbiT gene encoding precorrin-6Y C5,15-methyltransferase (decarboxylating) subunit CbiT: MRERSLQRWAFETPGIPDSLFVRDEEVPMTKEEVRAMVISKLRLREGQDVLDVGCGTGSVTVEMALVTGYAVGIDENEKAIELTKTNADNFKVNIKLIQGHAPDVMRDLDKFDRIFIGGGSDMLESILEESMMHLKEGGRIVLDAIQLETATRAISIMSTKMDVEVTQITISKGMRTKTGTAMLARNPVFIISGELK; encoded by the coding sequence ATGAGGGAGAGGAGCTTGCAGAGATGGGCATTTGAAACTCCTGGAATACCTGATTCCCTTTTTGTAAGGGATGAGGAAGTACCGATGACCAAAGAAGAAGTGAGGGCTATGGTTATCTCTAAGCTAAGACTAAGGGAGGGACAAGATGTCTTAGACGTGGGATGTGGAACCGGAAGCGTAACGGTGGAAATGGCACTAGTAACTGGATATGCAGTTGGAATAGACGAAAATGAAAAAGCCATAGAGCTAACCAAGACTAACGCTGATAATTTTAAAGTAAATATAAAACTAATTCAAGGTCACGCACCAGATGTCATGAGGGACTTAGATAAATTTGATAGAATATTCATAGGTGGCGGATCAGATATGCTAGAATCAATCTTAGAAGAATCCATGATGCACCTAAAGGAGGGAGGAAGAATAGTGTTAGATGCAATCCAGCTTGAGACCGCAACTAGAGCTATTTCTATAATGTCAACCAAAATGGATGTTGAAGTGACCCAAATCACTATTTCGAAGGGAATGAGAACGAAGACTGGAACTGCAATGTTAGCTAGAAACCCCGTCTTCATAATATCGGGTGAACTGAAATGA
- the cbiD gene encoding cobalt-precorrin-5B (C(1))-methyltransferase CbiD codes for MLDTLKRFGITTGGAAAAAAKAATLFMMGIKCDRVVVPTPVGLRIEVPIDSFEEKGKEFCATVKKFAGDNPDVLDGIEIVACVSSSEVFTLEGGEGVGVVTRPGLRVKEGDKAINPMSRKMIAEAVSEAYPDMKLKVRIEVPRGREIASDTMNKVVGIEGGISILGTTGVEYPVSDEDYIEHIKCELDALRSSFTSVALALGNTAFSFAKSKGENVVKIGDRVGDSLELACEKGFSHISLYGMPAKLMKVAAGIMNTHNKFGDARIETMVFLAFLAGVDNETILKIANSYSVEEGFHYMGDMKFKVAKLLAERVIFRIKNIKNIRNNIQEKKLSLKVVVVGYEGEELAEMGI; via the coding sequence TTGTTAGATACGCTAAAGCGTTTTGGCATAACCACTGGAGGGGCAGCTGCTGCTGCCGCCAAGGCAGCGACGCTATTCATGATGGGTATAAAATGTGATCGCGTTGTCGTACCCACCCCAGTAGGTTTGAGGATAGAGGTTCCCATAGATTCCTTTGAAGAAAAGGGAAAGGAGTTCTGCGCGACCGTGAAGAAATTTGCTGGCGATAATCCGGATGTCTTGGACGGAATAGAAATAGTAGCTTGTGTATCTTCTTCAGAGGTGTTCACGTTGGAGGGAGGAGAGGGTGTGGGCGTGGTAACAAGACCAGGACTGAGAGTAAAGGAAGGTGATAAGGCGATAAATCCCATGTCAAGAAAAATGATAGCTGAAGCCGTAAGCGAAGCTTATCCTGATATGAAACTGAAGGTTAGAATAGAAGTCCCCCGCGGAAGGGAAATCGCATCAGACACTATGAATAAGGTAGTCGGAATAGAGGGAGGGATATCAATTCTTGGGACTACCGGTGTTGAGTATCCGGTTAGTGATGAGGATTACATTGAGCACATAAAGTGTGAGCTTGATGCCCTGAGATCTTCCTTTACTTCCGTGGCTCTGGCTCTCGGAAATACTGCGTTCTCCTTTGCTAAATCCAAAGGGGAGAACGTTGTAAAGATAGGGGATAGGGTTGGAGATTCCCTCGAACTAGCCTGCGAGAAGGGATTTTCCCACATATCCCTTTATGGAATGCCCGCTAAGCTTATGAAAGTAGCAGCGGGAATTATGAATACACATAACAAATTCGGAGACGCCAGAATTGAAACAATGGTTTTTCTTGCCTTCCTGGCTGGCGTAGATAATGAGACAATCCTTAAGATAGCTAATTCCTACTCCGTTGAGGAGGGTTTCCATTATATGGGAGATATGAAGTTTAAGGTGGCTAAATTGTTAGCAGAAAGAGTTATTTTCAGAATAAAAAATATTAAAAATATAAGAAATAATATTCAAGAAAAGAAATTAAGTCTTAAAGTTGTGGTGGTAGGATATGAGGGAGAGGAGCTTGCAGAGATGGGCATTTGA
- a CDS encoding precorrin-3B C(17)-methyltransferase translates to MGNGSIFVVGLGPGSKEYRTIRAQQALEEADVIVGYNTYLKIIRDVTEGKEVIGAKMKEELFRARITIEKALEGKKVALVSSGDPQVYGMASLLLDMMAKHGYDIPVEIIPGVTAALAVSSKLGSPLSLDYASISLSDLLIPRDEILNRVRKAAEGDFVIVLYNPISKPLLEASMDIIREIRKNPTPVGIVDHAFREDEKVIITDTEEWKKFENVIGMVTTIVAGNSKTYVTGNKMITPRGYERKYSY, encoded by the coding sequence ATGGGTAACGGAAGTATTTTTGTGGTAGGGCTGGGCCCAGGTAGCAAGGAGTATAGGACAATAAGGGCACAGCAAGCCTTAGAGGAGGCCGACGTGATCGTGGGCTATAATACTTACCTCAAGATAATCAGAGATGTAACTGAGGGAAAGGAAGTAATAGGAGCAAAAATGAAGGAGGAACTTTTCAGGGCAAGAATCACAATTGAGAAAGCTCTAGAAGGGAAGAAAGTGGCTTTAGTATCAAGCGGTGACCCTCAAGTTTACGGAATGGCCAGCTTACTTCTGGACATGATGGCGAAACATGGATATGACATACCAGTAGAGATTATTCCTGGGGTCACCGCGGCTTTAGCCGTATCATCTAAATTGGGTAGTCCTCTCTCGCTAGATTATGCTTCAATTAGCCTAAGCGACTTGCTCATTCCTAGGGACGAGATATTAAATAGAGTAAGGAAAGCCGCAGAAGGTGACTTCGTTATTGTTCTCTATAATCCAATCAGCAAACCTCTGCTTGAAGCCTCCATGGATATCATAAGGGAGATTAGAAAGAATCCCACACCTGTAGGAATAGTTGATCATGCGTTCAGGGAGGATGAGAAGGTCATTATTACAGATACTGAAGAGTGGAAGAAGTTTGAAAACGTAATAGGCATGGTTACTACAATAGTCGCAGGAAACTCTAAGACGTATGTAACTGGGAATAAGATGATAACCCCAAGAGGATACGAAAGAAAGTACAGTTACTAG
- a CDS encoding precorrin-8X methylmutase, with product MDSLSNYAVVLIGHGSRRNTYNEDIERMARSLGVEMKVPVYLSYNEFNSPNWRDLLPKLLEKGITNVIFGLVFLGRGNHVYHDIMGEMGATKIGEWEDVHYSGKRMKVFFTETLGRSPLVKIALKYRLSRAIGTLPGIEDVLMDPEAIEDGSISKILERIDEKDDTKRKIIAKAVFAAGNLEVSKYMYISDDAIQSGIEALASGTSILADVKMVSAGIRWKNVRCLIDDPYVIKSAKEKGVTRASEAIRKGLEEPSIVVVGNAPTALAEALQMAKEGRDVPLIIATPPGFTNAVEVKEKLVRSGIPSIVLRGTMGGSGIAASITNEIVRMSRNG from the coding sequence ATGGATAGCTTATCCAACTACGCTGTTGTATTGATAGGTCATGGATCAAGGAGAAACACATACAATGAGGATATTGAAAGGATGGCTAGGTCCCTAGGAGTTGAGATGAAGGTTCCAGTTTATCTTTCATATAACGAATTCAACTCCCCCAACTGGAGAGACCTTTTACCAAAACTACTGGAGAAGGGCATTACTAACGTTATTTTTGGGCTAGTCTTCCTTGGGAGAGGAAATCACGTTTACCACGATATAATGGGAGAGATGGGAGCAACTAAGATTGGGGAATGGGAAGATGTTCATTACTCAGGTAAACGCATGAAGGTTTTCTTTACCGAAACTCTTGGTAGATCTCCGTTAGTTAAGATCGCCCTGAAGTATAGGTTGAGCAGGGCTATCGGTACACTACCAGGAATTGAGGATGTTCTTATGGACCCAGAAGCCATAGAGGACGGTTCAATAAGCAAGATATTGGAAAGGATTGACGAAAAGGACGACACAAAGAGGAAAATAATAGCCAAGGCAGTTTTCGCTGCAGGAAATCTGGAAGTTTCCAAATATATGTACATCTCTGACGATGCCATCCAATCTGGAATCGAGGCTTTGGCTTCTGGTACTTCTATTTTAGCTGACGTAAAAATGGTTAGCGCTGGAATAAGATGGAAAAACGTTCGTTGCCTCATTGACGATCCATACGTCATAAAGAGTGCAAAGGAAAAGGGAGTCACAAGAGCATCAGAGGCTATAAGGAAGGGGCTTGAAGAACCTAGCATAGTTGTAGTAGGAAACGCTCCAACAGCCTTAGCTGAGGCTTTACAAATGGCTAAAGAGGGACGTGACGTACCATTGATAATAGCTACGCCTCCTGGCTTCACTAATGCTGTGGAGGTTAAGGAAAAACTGGTTAGGTCCGGAATACCAAGCATAGTGTTAAGGGGAACAATGGGAGGTAGCGGGATAGCTGCATCCATAACCAACGAAATAGTGAGGATGAGCAGAAATGGGTAA
- a CDS encoding EamA family transporter, with product MAVTPRGLRLVVLLALVWGSSYPLIKITAFYASPVIISLSRVIVSSIFFLAITRGKMQRGKNELIVGILNVALFMLLLNFGTALSSNPGLASVMIYTQPIFVLVLEKLLGTRLNKMAVIGIVIGFLGVLVSISSSNFGIGEIIALVGGLTWAGGTVFFSRKIPDSDVIKLNAFMSLISIPILIPFTPVDFYFKVSPFSFLMLISLAILAQVVGYTIWFNMVKEMGSVVASSSSLLVPVTSYFMTFIILRDLPTSLEIVGSAITLFGVYLSLSKGKDTF from the coding sequence ATGGCAGTAACACCTAGAGGGCTAAGATTAGTAGTTCTATTGGCATTGGTTTGGGGCTCTTCTTATCCTCTTATAAAGATCACTGCGTTTTATGCATCTCCTGTGATAATATCCTTATCTAGAGTAATAGTTTCTTCCATATTTTTCCTGGCCATAACAAGAGGAAAAATGCAACGTGGTAAAAATGAGCTTATTGTTGGTATACTTAACGTTGCCCTCTTCATGCTTTTGTTGAACTTCGGCACGGCTTTGTCATCTAATCCTGGTCTAGCATCCGTCATGATATACACTCAACCTATTTTTGTTCTAGTTTTAGAGAAACTGTTAGGAACTAGATTGAATAAGATGGCGGTCATAGGAATTGTAATAGGATTTTTAGGGGTATTAGTTTCAATTTCTTCTTCCAACTTTGGAATAGGTGAAATAATAGCTCTCGTGGGAGGATTAACTTGGGCTGGAGGAACTGTATTCTTCTCGAGGAAAATACCCGATTCTGACGTTATAAAGCTCAATGCGTTTATGTCATTAATATCAATACCTATATTGATCCCTTTCACTCCAGTTGACTTTTACTTCAAGGTTAGTCCATTTTCATTTCTAATGCTCATATCTTTGGCGATATTAGCTCAAGTAGTGGGATATACTATCTGGTTTAACATGGTTAAGGAAATGGGTAGTGTGGTTGCTTCCTCGTCATCCCTGCTAGTTCCAGTAACGTCGTATTTTATGACTTTCATTATTCTTCGTGATTTACCTACTTCTCTAGAAATCGTTGGATCTGCTATTACTTTATTTGGTGTGTATTTATCCCTATCGAAAGGAAAAGATACATTTTGA